In Papaver somniferum cultivar HN1 chromosome 9, ASM357369v1, whole genome shotgun sequence, the genomic stretch GGATTTTGTCAAAAAACTCAACTCGCTGCCAGAAGTTACTGTAAGTATATCTTTTTACACTTCTAAAATGATCATTTAGGAGACAAAAtgactttttttttaatgttgtgtctttctgctgattgttatttCAGAGGCACATTAATCTGGCTCAGCATTTGACTACATTTACATCAAAACCATCATTCTCTGGGAAACTGGACATGGAGCACACAATTGTGGAGGGAGAGAGTTATGACATGTAAGTTGTTCAAGGGTACTACCTTTTCAAAAATGTTCTGCAAGATGGATGTTGATGCCCCTTATGTCACTTTTGAGAACTTACTATTAATATTCTGGAAGAGGAGAAACACAATATCCAGACGAGACGTCTGTATAGGCGTATCGGGTAGGATGTTAGCTGACTAAGAAGAAATAATATGGATAGACAACATTTCAAAATTGAGTTCTTAGGTCGGGTGATACCTGCAAACTCTAGATAACTTCCTGATAGAATGTACATATTTGTATCCAACTAGAGGCCTCTACATGCACTGTGTTTGTCTTCTATATATTTGGTATGTTATTTGTGTTGTCGGTGGGACATAAACAACGAGGAGGTCCTGTGGCAAAAGCAGAAGGGAGAAAGAAAAGTTAAATAGAATCATAGATTTTCTTTAACTTTCAGCCAGAGTCCTCCACATATGTGCCCTCAAATCAACCATTTGGAACTTTTTGTCCATAGATGAAATTTATAGGCTAGTGCAATGAGCGCGTAAGCATTAGATTACACTTGAAAGTGAAAAAGGACGATCGAAGATGTAGATATACTTGTGTCCATGAGCATGGGCTTGGAGCAGCATACTAGTAGTTTGGAGGGTTCTAAGGATCTTGGTAGCATTTACCAAGAGCCATTTAAGAAGACTCTATAACATTGGAAATATAAGTTTACGTTGTGGTTGTCAACTTACTGATCCATTTGAATAATTTTAAAAGGTTCTATACACAATTAGATTGAGCTGTCTTTTGTTAATATCTAGTTACACTAATTTACAAGCTAATGCAAGAGAAATATTTCTAATGGGAAGTATCTTGTTAATTTGTATGTGGCACAATGATTCAGATGCTTCGAGTACATTGAAGAAATGATTCACAAACAGGAGCCCATTGTCAACGTTCTACGTCTTCTTGTCTTATTTTCTGTTACGAACTCAGGTTTACCTAAAAAGCAATTTGATTATATAAGGTAATACTCAAAAATATCAAAGATCTTCCTCTCTTCTTTGGATTTCATTGAGTTGTAGAGGTCACTAGCAGATGCATAAAACAATATTCATCAAATTATTTTCTATTTACTCTTCTTGTCTTTATCTCTTGGTGTAGGAGAGAGTTTCTGCACAGCTATGGATTTGAACATATTGCTACTCTGTGTAATTTGGAAAAGGCTGGACTGTTCAAAAAACAGGTACTGTATTGGACTTGAAATTTGTGCCAATATGTTATCATCCTCTAGACACTATTGGCTATTTACagtcttatatatatatacaaatgttTCTTTAAAATTTGTTGTCCCACATAGCGGTTCTATACACGCTGACTTCATATCTTCATGGTACATATTACTGTACTCTTTTTTCTGGCAGGAGGTTAAAGGCAACTGGCTGATGATCAAACGTGCATTGAACCTTATCGTTGAAGATACTGATACCACTAAGTATGAATCGTTCTTTATGTTGATGAAGTTGTCTTTAATATGTAAATATCTGAGGTATCTGAGGGACTTAAGTTTCTATTAATTGAGAAGAAGATCATGTACCAATTAACCGTGGGGCTCTTAAGTTAAATATTCAGCGGCCCATAGCATCCAACATGGTCATGCTTTTCATTCTTGTGCCAATTAACCAATGTTAGGTGCCACCTTATGTATGGATACTACCTGTCTACATTTTCAATGAGCCTATTTTATATCGCTTGTAATAGTTCTGTCATTCTGGGATTTGGTTGATATATAAGTCTTGTTGATTATTCTAGATAACACAACATTCAACACTCATAATTCATTTAAATTTGCTGCTAAACATTTGAATTGCTTTCTTAACAGCCCCAATGATATTGCCTATGTCTTCTCGGGATATGCTCCTCTTAGCATACGGCTTGTGCAGCATGCTGTTAGATCTGGATGGTAAGGTATTTCTGTACAGCGTTTAATTGATGATTCCAGTTAACACCTCTTGGTTTGTTCTCTTCCACTTTATGCAAATTTTCTGCTGTAATCTGttatgattatcttctaatctAAGGGATGCATTTTTGATGGAATACAAAATTCTAAAAATACCTGCTACAGAGAACATAGATCCCAGTACTCCGGTAGTGTACGAAATATACCTTTGTAGCAAGCTCCACAGTGTCTCTTAATTTAGTAGTTACTTGCATATTTTGTAAACCTTTTGTTTGGAAATCCAGTTCTGACCGTGTTAGATCCCTTCACTTGTTCATATGAATTGATTTACCTTTGAATGCATGCATTTGGAACATTAACACTGTCCGCTGTGGTTATAGTTGTCAGTTGCTTTAATTAGACCCTGTATGTGGTTAAAAGGTTAATTTTATGGTATAAATTGGCTTTCAGGCGTCCCATTGAAGAGATTTTGAAGCTGCTACCTGGACCACATTCTGAAATTAAGAGAGTGAGATTCTACTTTCATCAAGCATTCACCTTTCAGTTGGCATTTTTATCTGTTCTTCCTATTAATACGACGTCCTACTTTGCTTACAGGGCGGATATTCAAGCACTCCATCATTTGACACGCTTCCAGGTGCTCCAGCCAGTATTGACAAGTATGTCCATGGAACTGTTCTCTTAACTTGAATGTTTGTGCAGATTAATTTCTTTTAGGTTTAAGTTTTAATTATTAACTACTGGCCAAACCTAACATTTGATCCTCACATAGGTAGCACAATTTCGCTTCAAAATCTTGCATGCATCTAGTTTCTATAATCTGTCATGTTATCTGATGGGATTAAAGTGTATTGGTCAGTTAATGTGTCAGTCTACATTTATATCGGCATACTTTTTGAAAATTGTAGTTGCTTGACATCTTCGTACCATATCACAGAGTTGCAGATGGGAGGCGCTCTCTAGTATTGGTTGTCTTTGTTGGGGGAGTTACATTTGCAGAGATTTCTGCTCTTCGTTATCTCAGTGCTCAGGTATGTTATGCTATGTTTTGTGTGGCAGAACGTCCATTACTATGTCATTTTTTGCCTTTTTAGGTGTTATCACTAAGACCATCTGAAAACCAAAGAGAGCAGTAGGTTTTTCCTCAAATGTGGAAATTTGGAGTAAAAAATGGAAAATTGGTTTTAGCTATCCTATTTTTCTTTTATAAAGCTATTAAAGTAGGCTTGGTGCTTTGTGATTTCCAGGAAGGAATGGCATATGACCTGATTGTTGGGACGACAAAAATGGTGAATGGACACAGTATATTGGAGACATTCTTGGAAACCAATGTTTAAATAAGAAtgacctttttcttcttcttcttcttcatagttTTGTGTGTTAAGGACAGAGAGAGTATTGTATGGTAGTATAGTTTACAGCGATgcaacatttttcttttcctatttCTCTTGTGAATATCTGTATCTCAGTATTGGTTGGGCagaatgaaaaaaagaagaaacttaCAAATGGTACATGTTTTGCCTTTTGGAAAATATTTCTTTGTATTCCCAtctcagaaaattttcatttcttgttCTGGCAAGGGTTTAACAGACTTACAAACACAATTTTATGCAACAAGCACATATATACTTTATTCAAGCATTGTTTAAGCCTTAAAAGTTCATCTCTAAGCTACAAATAAAAACATCAAAACCCTTAAATTTGACGAGGACTAGAGGTATCACCATCATCTTTAGTtctttaccatcatcatcatcaagaacaAGCTTAACACCATGATTCTTAAGAGCATCAACCAAAGCCAAAATCTTAGTACGATTTTTAAAAGCCTTTTTCTCAACTTCCTTGTCAACATTAACATGAATTCCATTACCTTCCCCACCTTGATCAAGTCCTCCAACTTTGAGCCTCATAGCAAGAACTTCACCAACAGCCTCAGCAGCTTTCACATTGCAAGAAGATTCCATTGCTTGTTTCATGGACTTCTCAGCTGTAGATGCTAAGACTACAATCCGTCCACGTTTTCTATCAATTACATTTGCTGATATGTATTTCAGTGATATGAACAGTCTGAGTATGTATCTCTTTGTTAATGTCATTATTTCTCTCTGTCAACCTGATTgaattaacaaaattagggtttgtattgaAAATTTAAATACAGTTTAAAAACATTTAAGATAGTAACTAGGAAAGTACCTGGTTTTAAGCCTTTTTGATTAGAGTAAGAGGAGAAACCGAGACTGAAGAGACTGAAATGAATAGAGCAGTTTGGTTTAATGGCTGACTGGGGTTACAGAAGGGATTCAGGTTATTTTGCAAGGGTATTCCTGCGAGAAGCTACAAATACTGGGCTAACAACGCAATTGTAAAGGGCCTCAAAAGGGGCCGTTTAAATGGGCTAGGGTCTTCATTATCTAAGAAGTTTTAGGGTACGAGAAGTATGGAAATTCAGTGGCGTTGTTAGgttttctcttctttgtctctCCATAGCAACGGTAAAAGTCTAGAGAAAAAGAGAGCAAAAGAATTGAATCATCAACCACCGCGACATGGAGAATCTTCACAATGATATCTTACAAAACATACTTTCTCGATTACCTATTGAGGTAGCTTTACATGCCAAACGCGTACGCACAACTTGGAGAGCAGTCCTTCGCTACAAAACTGAAAAGGCAGGTTTCCTTTTTTCTCATCGTCGTGAACATGGAGTAGAACTTTTCTACGAAGATGAGTATGATCACTATGATCATGCAAAGATGAACTATCACCACTCTTGCAAGACACTTACGAAGATAGATCATGGCATGAAATCCATCTTGGGAAGAACCATGGTTGGCTCttgcaatggtttggtttgtattggaaacttcaaagaaaatgttCCAGGTGCGGATCCTATATATCTAGTCTGCAACCCCTTAACAAGAGAATCTTTTTCTCTTCCGGAATATAGTTACCCTGAATTGCCTTGGGATATATCACGCACAAATATCTAATTTATGGTCGTTTAACAAGTGGGTTTGGCTATTGTCCttcaaccaatgagtacaaggttgttacAATATATTGCTTTAGTGGGAAAAAACAGGGGCATGTTCAAGTATGTACTATTGGCTGCATGAAAATTTGAATAGAGATCGTGGTTATAGATACTTGAAAAATACAAATTTGAAAAATGAGATTGTGGCCTTTGATTTTGAAAGTGAGGAGTTTCATCACAACACATTGCCAAGTTCTACAATATATGAACACAACTGTCATTCTCCACTCTGGTTGCTAGGAGGGAATAATAATTTGTATTTGGTTGATAGAAGTTCTCCCACTGACATATGGGTATGCAAGAGGGAGAAAAGGAACACTGGAATTACTAGTTACATCATGGAAGAGTGCGGAAGTTCTTCATGTCCGACTAAGGAGTTAAGTATAAAACTGGACGAGCAGCGAATATGGACTAAAGAGTTTAGTATAAGGCCGGACCTGCCATATGATCGTTTTGCTCCATTCGCAATCACAAGGAGCAACGAAGTTTTATTGTGGTACTACGTAGGTATCGGCAAGAGACTTTATTGCTATGACCCTAGAACTTCGACCTTAAACGAACTTTGGGATGCTTCGGAAGATATTGGTCAGGTAATTCCACACAAGCAGAGCATTGTTTCTTTGAAAGGTTTGGGAGAGACTAATCTTACTTCTTTGAAAGATATAGAGAAACCAATGCTACAAGTTACTTCCAAAGGTTTTGATGGTACAATAGCTACAACCGAAACAACGAACGTTACatatgaagaagagaaaaaacaggCTGGATCAAGAGATGCTAAGAAGTTGAAAAATTGTTAAACATCCATTCATAACAAGTAAGTTTATTATCGGTTTTATGTTTCCTTGGTCGTTCGTCCTTGACAATTGATTAGTTTAAGTGCATGTTCTCAATTTTTACTACTAAAACTCTTTCTAATATATCATTAGCCCGTCCCGACGCATATCAGTTTCTTGCATTTTGAACACGCATTAAGAAACGTAATAAATATATATCGATCTTTTTCTTAATTTACATTTTCACATTCTTTTGTCAAAATACAAAGAAACAAACAATTAATCTTTATAGACCCAACATTACCACAGTGATCAAATTGTGACACTGCTTGGggtggggggggtgggggggaaaTGAGGAGAAAATGATTTACTTCTTTCTGTAATTTTTGGAGAACATTAGTAACTATTGCATAACCATTCAAATTTTAAATTAGGAGTGACGTAACTATTGCATTTCTCCCAAGATTCCAGACTATCCACAACATACAGTATTAGACTAGATCTTGAATATTTTGTTAGAGTCTATTAGCTAGCCTCTTTTTCCTAGAAAAAACACTTCCCAATATGTCTATAGCATACCAGAAACATGAGTTAGAAGCAAAATGTTTTTGCATCACAAAAAATTTACCTTTTTTTGTTTTAGAAGTCATTCTGGAATTATGTTCCCAAACTAAACTCTGAGTTTTGTGTTTTCGGAAATCAAAATAATTACCTCCGGAGTGACATCCCAAAGAGGCTATATACAACTTCCTAGTCCAGCTGACACACCGTGTTGAATCATTTATTGTTTTAGACTTCCTGTTTTAGTAACATCTTGATGTAAGAGTTGGTAACAAATAGTAAACAGGGAGGAGAGAGAAAAAACTCTCTGTTGTCGCGAGTGAAAAACTCTTGCCCTAGATTAATCGATTTCTTTCGATTACTCACTCATTTTCAAACCGAATCGCTTGATTCTTCATGATTTCTCTTCCTCTGCTTGTTTCCTACGAGTACGAGGTaatctttttttgttttggttaatATTTAGAGAGGATTTGCTTCATCTAGGGTTTCCAAATCAGCCATGGATAAAGTCGATTCAAGCTTGGGATTAGATGCTTTTCCTCCTTTGAATGCTTCTATTGGCGTTAATAGTAGTCAAAAGGAAACCCCTAAACCAGTTTCAAATGGGGTTGCCATGAATTTGAATTCTGAAGCTGCAACAGATACTGGGGTTTCTCATGGGGTCTCTTCTGAAAACCTTAGGGGTGACAAATGGAGATCTTTTTTCTTGGAAGACAAGGGTTTCAATGAGGATTATTCAAAATTTCCGATCCTCAAGCCCCAAATAACCAATGGTAAGGAGATTTTTATCTCCTCTGCTGATATTGAAGATGAACTTAAGGTTTGTCAAAAATTTCTTGTTCGGTTTTTTTGTTGGTCGTAGATTAGATTTCATTGTAGTTAAAAGCGCGATGGAAAAGGCATTGAATCTTAAAGGAAATTTTCATATGACTCTACATGAAGAATCAATGTTTATTTTAGAATTTGATTTGGAGGAAGATAGAATCTCTGCCATGGAATTGGGGTATCTATTTGTGtcaaataaattatttttaatcCGCCCATGACAACTCTTTATTGAACAAGATATTCAAGAAACAAAAACATTTCCAATTTGGTTGAAGACGAGGAACATTCCAATTCATTTATGGCATGCTAAGGGAATTAGTATGATTGCTAGTCTGGTCggtaccctagttagcaattcgtgattcggcaaacgtacgagtattatacggttttgtaaaatccagattcggtccaaaattcggtcaacgggacgtgattcgtcagtaattcggaacgacatacatacgtgtataattcgatttataaatgtgagttcggctctgaaaattcggtatctatatataacaaataatttgtatttataaggtcatagaccaatttttatgcatatgtgtgagttatttaaagaaaaaataaacttaatatgatgataataataatatatacaacattagttatccaagaggacgtcgtatggtggtttagatgcttggttagtgagtttgagatctctctcaccttcaccttcaaatctcttcagtcgtttttgtttcataaaaattacaacacgtctaatattcggtcgtgtatgctcggaaggcagtaaagcccaaaaagtggagtctttgaaaagtaaaagctaaagaatttatggcgaattaagcggacgtatcattcggaatacgtaaaattcgtgaacggttcgcgaataatccgggaatgccacataatacgcgacttgggttcggagttgcaaacgtacgcgaataaaacggtaaaattcgtgatacggaaaaattcgtgaatgattcgcgaatcattcgcgaacttactaactagggtcggTACTCCCTTGCTTACCGATAAACATACTCTAGCTAGAACAAGAATGAGCTATGCTAGGGTATGTGTGGAAATTGAAGCAAACAGTGATTTTCCGGACTACACTACATTCTCCTTTGAAGGTAAAGAGTTCAATTTCTCAGTAGAATGTCCTTGGAAGCCTACGAGATGCCTATCCTGCTCTTCTTTTGGGCATTCAAGTGCTAAATGTAACAGGGACCCTGTAACCAAGGTTCTTAAGAAGGCATGGATGCCGAAAGTGGATAATGGTGATAAGGAAGATATTGGGCAGATGGTAGAGACTCAAGGGATGGACAAGGAAACAAGTGAAAGGGCAGAAACAAAAACGGCTAGAGTAGAGTACGCATATGATAAAGGAAGCTCTAAGATGGCTAAAGACGTTGAAGTTACTAGTGCTCCTGCTcagaatttgaagaagaaaaaaaagagatctaGGAAAAACCAAGAAACTCTTTCAGTTGAGGAGATTCAAGAAGGTATTAAGATGGATTTTAATCCTCAACCGATTATGGAAGGGACAAGCTCTTCATCTTCTGATCCTTCCGTCCCCTCTGTCTTTGAAAAGCACAATAGATTCCATGCTTTCGAAAAATACGAGGAGGTTGCCACTTCTCAATTAGGTTTGGAAGATACGGGAAAAAGCTTCTCAAAGCCGATTTCATCCGAGCCAATTCTagtaaaaagcaagaaaatggaGTCAAAAGCAAAAGTGACAGGTATGTTTTCCTCTGGTACTCTAAGTACAAAAAAGAAAACTTCCGAAAAACCTAAAGCTCCTAATAAGATATCAACAACTAAACTTGTGGAATTTGGTTCCCAATGGAGTTTAGACTTTCCCACTGTTGAGGTGCATCGTCGAGATATGTTTAGCAATCTTGCGAAAAATCATGGTGATCTAATCATAGGGGAGGTTGACGAGTCttctacttgataataggttatgattttttgttttgtttgcaaGTTGCTTTTTGATATTCAGGTACGTCAAAATATGTTCTCAACGGCTAATCTTCCTTCTGTACTTAGAATTTTCTATCTTTAGTTCTAGCCTTGTGCTATTTGTTTCCCTTTGGGGTTTGTACTCATCTTTATTTGTATCCACCTGCACACGGCTTGTGTGCTCTTTAATATATTctatttgatcgatcaaaaaaaagtAACATCTTGATGTAAGAACATCTCTACTTCCTGTTTTAgacttcttttattattttttcttcttgtttcttcttttaaagtttttcttttttaaattatTGTTCATGCCTATATAAACGGGCTTTATTCGTTCTTTGAAAACAGATCATTATCATTTACATGTTATAAACTATCTTTCTTTACAAACTATTCTCCCTGTTCTTAACAAATTCTTATCTTTTCTCATCCTGTTCTTCCTTTCTCATCACCTAGCTACAACCTCCGAGTTGTATTCATCTTAAACAAGTTCTGGCAAGGGTTTAAGCAGACTTATGCTTAACTCCTTAGTCTATCTCACAAGAGATTCAGGTTATTCTGCAAGGGTATTTCTTACGAGAAGCTCCAAATAGTGGGCTAACAACGCACTTGTAAAGGGCCTCACAACGGGCCATTTAAATATGCCTAggtcttctttcgtccatttaatcatcaaccacaacaacatGGAGAATCTTCATAGTGACATCTTAGAAAACATACTTTCCCGATTACCTATTGAGGCAGCTTTACATGCCAAAGGAGTATCCGAAACATGGAGACAAATCCTTCGCTACAAAACAGATGAAAATACAGGTTTCCTTTTCACTCGTGGTCGTTTTAAACTATAACTTTTctatgatgatgagtatgatcaTTATGATCATACAAAGATGAGCTATCACCACTCTAGCAAGACACTTACAAAGATAGAGCACGGCATATGTTTTGAGAAATCCTTCTCGAGGAATATCATTGTTGGTTCTAgcaatggtttggtttgttttgacaaattaaaaaaaaaatgttccaGGTGCCGATCCTTTGTTTCTAATCTGCAACCCCTTAACAGCAGAATCTGtttttcttctggaatataattACTCTGAATTGCCTAGGACAGATATATCAAGCACAAGCACAAGACATGGTTTTTTAGTTAGTGGGTTTGGATATTGTCCTTCAAGTAATGATTACAAGGTTGTTACAATATATTACTATGATGGGGAAAATAAGGGACATGTTCAAGTATATACCGTTGGCGGTGAGTGGAGGTACATTGGATTTATCCACCGTTATGATAGTTACAGTTTCGATTCTTCACCAGGCATCTACGCAAATGGAACACTGGCTGCAAGAACAATTGAATCATGAGATTGTGGCCTTTGATTTGGAACTTGAGGAGTTCCATTATATCACATTGCCAAGTTCTATGTCAGTTCACAGTCATTCTCCACTCTGGTTGCTCGGAGGGAATAATAATTTGTATTTGGTTCATGCAAACTCCCCAATTGACATATGGGTATACGAGAGCAAGAGAAAAAACACCGGAACTACTAGTTACGccatgaaagagtgggaaagttcTCTATGTCCGACTAAGGAGTTAAGTATAAAACTGGACCAGCAGCGAATATGGACTAAAGAGTTTAGTATATGGCCGGACCTGCCATATAATTTCTTTGCTCCATTCGCAATCACAAGGAGCAACGAAGTTTTACTGTGGTACAGTGCACCTATGGGCAAGAGACTCTattgctatgacccaaaaacTTCAACCTTAAACAAACTTTGGGCTGGTGTTGAGCATATCGATCAGGCAATTCCTCACACACAAAGTATTGTttctttgaaagatttgggagagactaATGTTACTTTTTTGAAAGGCAGAAATGATGTTACAACAGCAATAACTACAACCAAAACAAGGAAGGTTAAATTTGGCGAGAAGAAAAAACAGGCCGAAGAAAAAACAAGAGATGCAAAGAAATTGAAAAATTGTTAATCATCCATAACAATGAAGTTTTTATTGCTAAACTCTTTCAATTAgatctttttatgtttttttttccttcctaaaTTTATCTTTCGCATTCTTTTAATCTCGTTTAATAATAGACACAATTTTGTAGGAAATATACATTCATCTTTGGCAAATTACACCAAATTCATATGCCCTCAAAGGGTTCATGCTTGTAGCATTTTTTTTAATGTAGTAACTTTGTGTCATAGGTTCGCACAACCCAAATgcaacaaccaaccttgacaatgGCACTATGCTCCACAACAAGTTCAGCCAACTCACACTTAGCCATTTACTTCAATTCTTggccaaaactctattcaatccATACTAAACAGAGTTTCTGCTCATAAATCTTTCAAGCCTTCAAATCAATACACACACTCCGCTTGATGCATAAAATAATAAGCCAAAACAAGGTACAAATGCACCAACAGAACTTTGCTTTAAACTTGACCGAAGCCTTATTATTATTGCACACTTAGGGCACCCAACCCTTCACAAGATCGGGCTTTTATATCCTTACAAAAGCTATATACAAGTAACTGTCAAGGCCAAACATTTCTTCCGTGTAACCAACTCATAACCGTCAAGGCCATGTGCCCGTCACAGGCCATCTAGCCTTGTTGCACAATGATAGCTTTGACCATCCAAAATTCAGCAATCATTGTCGAGCATCATTCTCCCAATGATGCAAGTGTGCTAATGCAAgtcttgtttgcatacctgtaCGCCACATGCATACAGATTATGTGCCAAACCCATTTGACATCTCTTGATGCTAATCTCGCATCATTGGCCATGCCCAAACCCTGTTTGGCACATGCCTTTGCCTAGTTGCAACTCTAAATGCGCCACCGCATTTCTGGCCTATGCCATGTTACCGATAATGCATAACTGTTGCGCATTATTACTAGGACGCTTGACCAGCcggtcatagacctcccccaccacCTGAACTCGATGCCCTCGTCGATTCTTTTTGTTGTAGGTAAGCCTAAATTTGTTTTTAAAATTGTCACAATGTAGTATTCTTCTCCCAAGAAGCTTCGGAGTCTGGTAAACCACGCCACTTTACCAAATAATAAGTTCTCCTATTCTTCTTGATTTTCCCCTCAACTCGATCATCAAGTATAGCCTCAACTTGCTTGTCGAACTGTGATCTAATTACCGGTGGTGTGCGCTTTGCTTGTTATCTCGAAGTATCCAGCAAATCAGGATGGTACTTTTTCAAGAAGCTGACATGAAAAGTGGGATGCACTTTCAATCATTCCAGCAAAACGAGTATGTAAGCCACCTTACTAACTCTTTCATCACTTCAAAAGGACCATCATATCTTGGAATTAGGCCTCTATGCACCGTCTTGCTAGAAATTTTCTTCCAAATTTGGGGCGTTATATATCTTCAACAATACCATATCTCCCACCTCAAATTCCACATCTATGCGACGTAAATCAACATATTTCTTCATCCTTCTCACTTCCTTGGACAAACTGTCACGCGCTTGCTCAGTCATCTCCGTTTTATACCTTGCATAACGATATGCTGCTGGACAAAAGCCTTGCTTCTTAGACTTTTGCACCTCACGAGGGGTTAATGGTTGTTGTCCTATTGCTACTCAAAAGGAACCAACTCTGTTGATGAACTCTTGTGAAAATTATAACAAAATTGGGTTGTATTCATCAACGCCACCCAATTTCCCTGGCTTGCCGTCACATAATGATGCAACTACTCTTCTAATCATCTCTGCCTGACCATCGGTTTGGGGATGATTTCTAGTAGAAAACTTTAGCTCAGACCCAAGAAATCCAAACAAGGCAGTCCAAAATCTGCCTGTAAAACGTGAGTCCCTATCACTCACAATATCTTGAGGAAGTCCCCAATGCTTCACTACATTCTTGAAGAAACGATCTGCTGCAATGTCTGCATTACAAGAATGAGAACATGGAATGAATATATCACACTTCGAAAACAGATCAACGACGACCATTATCGAGCTAAAGCCTTGCACCTTCGACAAGCCGTTAATAAAGTCCATTAACAAGCATTGCCATGGCTTGTCTGGAATCGGCAAAGGCTATATCAATCCTGCTACGTTCATCCAAACTATATTATCCAGTTGACACACTAAGCATGTCTTCACATACAACTCAACATCGTCTTCCATCTTAGTCCAGTAGTATAAAATGTGTCTGTTCCATGTCAGAATGACCAGCCCAAATGGAATCATGCGTCTCTCGCGAGAGTTCCCTTCTCAATTCACCTGAATTGGCTACATAAAATTTTCCTCCTTTGGCGTAGATGACTCCATCATCTATCCAATATCGACGAACGATCCCATCATTGATCTGCTTAATCTAACGCACACCTGCCTGATCATTCTTCGTCTATTCTTTGATTCGAGGAAACAACTCTTCCTCAATCGTGGTCAGTACCGCAACAT encodes the following:
- the LOC113313459 gene encoding 50S ribosomal protein L18, chloroplastic-like → MTLTKRYILRLFISLKYISANVIDRKRGRIVVLASTAEKSMKQAMESSCNVKAAEAVGEVLAMRLKVGGLDQGGEGNGIHVNVDKEVEKKAFKNRTKILALVDALKNHGVKLVLDDDDGKELKMMVIPLVLVKFKGFDVFICSLEMNF